A single region of the Streptomyces sp. AM 4-1-1 genome encodes:
- a CDS encoding phytoene desaturase, producing MKTVKKPTDHVVVIGAGLAGLSATLHLLGAGRRVTVVERDLSPGGRTGLLERGGYRFDTGPTVLTMPDLIEEAFAAVGDRLADRLDLIPLHPAYRARFADGSELDVHTEPAAMEDAVERFAGAREADGYRRLRVWLERLYKVQMRRFIDANFDSPFSLLHPDLARLAALGGFGRLDARIGSFLSDERLRRVFSFQALYAGVPPARALAAYAVIAYMDTVAGVHFPRGGMHALPRAMAESAADAGADFRYGHTVTRLERSGERITAVVTDRDRIPCDAVVLTPDLPVSYRLLGRAPHRPLALRHSPSAVVLHAGTGRTWPGLAHHTISFGSAWKKTFDELTRTGRPMSDPSLLITRPTATDPALAPPGKHLHYVLAPCPNTDIGPGAVEWRELAPRYRDTLLGTLDRRGLPGLAAAIEEECLVTPADWTAQGHAAGTPFSAAHTFPQTGPFRPRNLVRGTENAVLAGCGTTPGVGVPTVLISGKLAAARITGPRPAGTAARVARPLGRQARTPKGTPA from the coding sequence GTGAAGACAGTGAAGAAGCCCACCGACCATGTGGTGGTGATCGGTGCCGGACTCGCCGGTCTCTCCGCCACCCTGCATCTGCTCGGCGCCGGACGTCGGGTCACCGTCGTGGAACGGGACCTGTCGCCGGGCGGCAGGACCGGGCTGCTGGAACGCGGTGGCTACCGCTTCGACACCGGACCCACGGTGCTGACCATGCCGGACCTGATCGAGGAGGCGTTCGCCGCGGTCGGTGACCGGCTCGCCGACCGGCTGGACCTGATCCCGCTGCACCCCGCCTACCGGGCCCGGTTCGCCGACGGCTCGGAGCTGGACGTGCACACCGAACCGGCCGCCATGGAGGACGCCGTCGAACGGTTCGCCGGCGCCCGGGAAGCGGACGGGTACCGCCGCCTCAGGGTATGGCTCGAACGGCTCTACAAGGTCCAGATGCGCCGCTTCATCGACGCCAACTTCGACTCGCCGTTCTCGCTCCTCCACCCCGACCTGGCGCGGCTCGCCGCACTCGGCGGCTTCGGCCGGCTCGACGCCCGGATCGGGAGCTTCCTCTCGGACGAGAGACTGCGCCGGGTCTTCTCCTTCCAGGCGCTCTACGCGGGCGTTCCCCCGGCCCGCGCGCTCGCCGCCTACGCCGTCATCGCGTACATGGACACGGTGGCCGGTGTCCACTTCCCGCGCGGCGGCATGCACGCCCTGCCCAGGGCCATGGCGGAGTCGGCCGCCGACGCCGGGGCCGACTTCCGGTACGGACACACCGTCACCCGACTGGAACGCTCCGGTGAGCGGATCACCGCCGTCGTCACCGACCGGGACCGCATCCCCTGCGACGCCGTGGTCCTCACCCCCGACCTGCCCGTCAGCTACCGCCTGCTGGGCCGGGCCCCGCACCGCCCGCTCGCCCTGCGGCACTCCCCGTCGGCGGTGGTCCTGCACGCGGGAACCGGCCGTACCTGGCCCGGCCTCGCCCACCACACCATCTCGTTCGGCTCCGCGTGGAAGAAGACCTTCGACGAACTCACCCGCACCGGCCGTCCGATGAGCGACCCGTCCCTGCTCATCACCCGCCCCACCGCCACCGACCCCGCCCTCGCCCCGCCCGGGAAACACCTGCACTACGTCCTGGCACCCTGCCCCAACACCGACATCGGCCCCGGCGCAGTTGAGTGGCGGGAGCTGGCGCCCCGCTACCGCGACACCCTGCTCGGCACGCTCGACCGGCGCGGACTCCCCGGGCTCGCCGCCGCCATCGAGGAGGAGTGCCTGGTCACACCGGCCGACTGGACCGCCCAGGGACACGCGGCCGGCACCCCGTTCTCCGCCGCGCACACCTTCCCGCAGACCGGACCCTTCCGGCCCCGCAACCTCGTGCGCGGCACGGAGAACGCCGTACTCGCGGGCTGCGGCACCACCCCCGGCGTCGGTGTGCCGACCGTACTGATCTCCGGGAAACTCGCCGCCGCCCGGATCACCGGCCCGCGCCCAGCGGGGACCGCCGCCCGCGTCGCCCGCCCCCTCGGACGACAGGCCCGCACCCCGAAAGGCACCCCCGCATGA
- a CDS encoding phytoene/squalene synthase family protein, which yields MTARELDAAGIHEPALRDAYTRCRRLNARHGKTYFLATRLLPDDRRPAVHALYGFARRADDIVDDLDSDATPAQRARALRDFQDRLEEALRRAPDPGPARRRLGQVTEAAAPASAAAGPDPVIRALVHTAGAYGIDHQHFADFMTSMRSDLQVTGYATYEELGHYMHGSAAVIGLEMLPVLGTVGPEAEAAPYAAALGVAFQLTNFLRDVGEDLDRGRLYLPADLLAAHGADRELLEWSRATGGRDSRITAALRAAAAHNRGVYLTALPGLRLLDPVSRPCVRTAFVLYGGILDAIEDDGYAVLHRRAVVPRRRRAAVALHGLVRAVAARAAAPGRGRRAAPHHPDPARPAPAALRAATPLRKEPV from the coding sequence ATGACCGCCCGCGAACTCGACGCGGCTGGCATCCACGAGCCCGCCCTGCGGGACGCCTACACCAGGTGCCGCCGCCTCAACGCCCGGCACGGCAAGACCTACTTCCTCGCCACCCGGCTGCTCCCCGACGACCGCCGTCCCGCCGTGCACGCCCTGTACGGCTTCGCCCGCCGCGCCGACGACATCGTGGACGACCTGGACAGCGACGCCACCCCCGCCCAACGCGCCCGCGCGCTCCGCGACTTCCAGGACCGGCTGGAGGAAGCACTGCGCCGGGCCCCGGACCCCGGTCCCGCCCGGCGGCGCCTCGGCCAGGTGACCGAGGCCGCCGCACCCGCGTCCGCAGCCGCCGGGCCCGACCCGGTGATCAGAGCCCTCGTGCACACGGCCGGCGCCTACGGCATCGACCATCAGCACTTCGCCGACTTCATGACCTCCATGCGCAGCGACCTCCAGGTGACCGGATACGCCACCTACGAGGAACTGGGCCACTACATGCACGGCTCCGCCGCCGTCATCGGCCTTGAGATGCTGCCGGTGCTCGGCACCGTCGGGCCCGAGGCGGAGGCAGCGCCGTACGCCGCGGCGCTCGGCGTCGCCTTCCAGCTGACCAACTTCCTGCGTGACGTCGGTGAGGACCTCGACCGAGGGCGCCTCTACCTCCCGGCCGATCTCCTCGCCGCGCACGGCGCGGACCGGGAACTCCTGGAGTGGAGCCGGGCCACCGGCGGCCGGGACTCCAGGATCACCGCCGCGCTGCGCGCCGCCGCCGCCCACAACCGCGGCGTCTACCTGACGGCGCTTCCCGGCCTCCGCCTCCTCGACCCGGTGTCACGCCCTTGCGTGCGTACCGCGTTCGTCCTCTACGGCGGCATCCTCGACGCGATCGAGGACGACGGATACGCCGTCCTGCACCGTCGTGCGGTCGTGCCCCGACGCCGCCGCGCCGCCGTGGCCCTTCACGGACTGGTCCGGGCAGTGGCGGCCAGGGCCGCCGCCCCCGGGCGGGGACGGCGGGCCGCGCCGCACCATCCCGACCCCGCCCGTCCGGCCCCCGCGGCGCTCCGGGCGGCGACGCCCCTGCGGAAGGAGCCGGTGTGA
- a CDS encoding polyprenyl synthetase family protein, which produces MRRIRAEGRSRTDHGPVPADARSVDTDVTGAVGRAIEAVLRERLREAGTVDTVFARDIAERVADFTLSGGKRTRPGFLWWAMRACGGGDDPADTWAALRLGAGLELIQTCALVHDDVMDGSALRRGRPAVHADLAAQFGTGPDPVRGRPFGRSAAVLVGDLSLAWADDIVADTPMAPLPGRRVRSIWRAMRTEMVAGQYLDLHGQATGTRTAAHALRTARLKSALYSVERPLALGAALAGADEPTTRALCSAGRCAGLAFQLRDDLLGVFGDPERTGKPSGDDIREGKPTYLMAMARERADVTGDHRARNAIDAALGDAGLTEEGLERARDALIATGARAAVEEEIDRLVEDGTRCLAGVAWEPAAGRRLGDLLASVAGASAEPASSPGGAVPGRVREGGDGARPAIGTAAAARGESEHH; this is translated from the coding sequence ATGCGCCGCATCCGGGCGGAGGGACGCTCCCGCACCGATCACGGACCGGTGCCCGCGGACGCCCGGAGCGTCGACACGGATGTCACCGGGGCGGTCGGCCGGGCGATCGAGGCGGTGCTGCGCGAACGGCTCCGCGAGGCCGGAACGGTGGACACCGTCTTCGCCCGGGACATCGCCGAACGCGTCGCCGACTTCACGCTCAGCGGCGGCAAACGCACCCGCCCCGGATTCCTCTGGTGGGCGATGCGGGCCTGTGGCGGAGGAGACGACCCGGCGGACACCTGGGCGGCGCTCCGCCTGGGAGCCGGACTGGAACTCATCCAGACGTGCGCGCTCGTCCACGACGACGTGATGGACGGCTCCGCGCTGCGCCGCGGCAGACCCGCCGTGCACGCGGACCTCGCCGCGCAGTTCGGTACGGGCCCCGATCCGGTGCGGGGACGGCCCTTCGGCAGATCGGCCGCGGTCCTCGTCGGTGACCTCTCCCTCGCCTGGGCCGACGACATCGTCGCGGACACACCGATGGCCCCACTGCCCGGTCGACGGGTGCGGAGCATCTGGCGGGCGATGCGCACGGAGATGGTCGCCGGACAGTACCTGGACCTGCACGGTCAGGCGACCGGCACCCGGACCGCCGCACACGCCCTGCGCACCGCCCGTCTCAAGAGCGCCCTGTACTCGGTGGAACGGCCCCTCGCGCTCGGCGCCGCGCTCGCCGGCGCGGACGAGCCCACGACCCGCGCGCTCTGCTCCGCGGGGCGCTGCGCGGGACTCGCCTTCCAGCTCCGGGACGACCTGCTCGGAGTCTTCGGCGACCCGGAACGGACCGGGAAACCGTCCGGCGACGACATCCGCGAGGGGAAACCGACGTATCTGATGGCCATGGCCCGTGAGCGCGCCGACGTGACGGGGGACCACCGTGCCCGGAACGCCATCGACGCCGCCCTGGGGGACGCCGGTCTGACCGAGGAAGGTCTGGAGCGGGCACGGGACGCGCTGATCGCGACCGGGGCCCGCGCCGCCGTCGAGGAGGAGATCGACCGCCTCGTGGAGGACGGCACGCGCTGCCTGGCGGGCGTGGCCTGGGAACCGGCCGCCGGACGCAGACTCGGCGACCTGCTCGCGTCGGTGGCGGGGGCGTCCGCGGAACCGGCCTCCTCGCCGGGCGGGGCGGTTCCGGGGCGGGTGCGCGAAGGCGGTGACGGCGCGCGCCCGGCGATCGGGACGGCCGCGGCGGCCCGAGGAGAGAGCGAGCACCACTGA
- a CDS encoding SDR family oxidoreductase codes for MDGEDRAPGVHCLVTGATGYIGGRLVPELLEAGHRVRCLARTPEKLRDYPWAGEAEVVRGDVTDAESVRSSLRGIDVAYYLVHALGSGPDFEETDRRAARVFAEQARAVGVRRIVYLGGLTPEDVPVDRLSPHLRSRAEVGDVFLGSGVPTTALRAAVIIGSGSASFEMLRYLTERLPVMLTPSWVSTRIQPVAVRDVLRYLVGSAHMPEDVNRTFDIGGPDVVTYRDMMQEYARVAGLPHRLIVPVPMLTPRLSSHWIGLVTPVPRAIARPLAESLRYEVVCREHDIDRYVPDGPGRPFSFREALSLALQRVREAKVTTRWSSASVPGVPSDPLPTDPDWAGGSLYTDVREREVDASPEALWRVVEGIGGDHGWYSFPLAWAVRGWLDRLFGGVGLRRGRRDAERLRVGDSLDFWRVEEIEPGRLLRLRAEMRLPGLAWLELYVERDGNGRARYRQRALFHPHGLLGHAYWWSISPFHALLFGGMARNIALAAAKGTTPAELRPAPR; via the coding sequence ATGGACGGCGAGGACCGTGCACCGGGGGTGCACTGCCTGGTGACCGGGGCGACGGGCTACATCGGCGGGAGGCTGGTGCCGGAGCTGCTGGAGGCGGGCCACCGGGTGCGTTGTCTCGCGCGCACCCCGGAGAAACTGCGTGACTACCCGTGGGCGGGTGAGGCCGAGGTCGTCCGGGGGGACGTCACCGACGCGGAGTCGGTCCGCTCCTCCCTGCGCGGCATCGATGTCGCCTACTACCTGGTGCACGCGCTCGGCAGCGGACCGGACTTCGAGGAGACGGACCGCAGGGCGGCCCGTGTCTTCGCCGAGCAGGCACGCGCCGTCGGCGTCCGGCGCATCGTCTATCTGGGCGGCCTCACCCCGGAGGACGTACCGGTGGACCGGCTGTCCCCCCATCTGCGCTCGCGCGCCGAGGTGGGTGACGTCTTCCTGGGATCGGGGGTGCCGACGACCGCGCTCCGCGCCGCGGTCATCATCGGATCGGGTTCGGCCTCCTTCGAGATGCTGCGCTATCTCACCGAGCGTCTGCCGGTGATGCTCACGCCGAGCTGGGTGTCGACGCGAATCCAGCCGGTCGCCGTCCGCGATGTGCTGCGCTATCTGGTGGGCAGCGCGCACATGCCCGAGGACGTGAACCGCACCTTCGACATCGGCGGGCCGGACGTCGTCACGTACCGCGACATGATGCAGGAGTACGCGCGGGTCGCCGGACTGCCGCACCGGCTGATCGTGCCGGTCCCGATGCTGACGCCCCGGCTGTCCAGCCACTGGATCGGGCTGGTCACCCCGGTTCCCCGCGCGATCGCCCGGCCGCTCGCCGAGTCACTGCGCTACGAGGTGGTGTGCCGCGAACACGACATCGACCGCTATGTCCCGGACGGTCCGGGGCGGCCGTTCAGCTTCCGCGAGGCGCTGTCGCTCGCCCTTCAGCGGGTGCGGGAGGCGAAGGTGACGACGCGCTGGTCGTCGGCTTCGGTACCGGGGGTGCCGAGCGACCCGCTGCCCACCGACCCCGACTGGGCGGGCGGGAGCCTGTACACGGACGTACGGGAGAGGGAAGTGGACGCGTCCCCCGAGGCCCTGTGGCGGGTCGTCGAGGGCATCGGGGGTGACCACGGCTGGTACTCCTTCCCGCTGGCCTGGGCGGTACGGGGCTGGCTGGACCGGTTGTTCGGCGGGGTGGGTCTGCGCCGGGGGCGACGGGACGCCGAACGGCTCAGGGTGGGCGACTCCCTGGACTTCTGGCGGGTCGAGGAGATCGAGCCGGGCCGTCTGCTGCGGCTGCGGGCCGAGATGCGGCTGCCTGGCCTGGCCTGGCTGGAGCTGTACGTCGAGCGGGACGGGAACGGCCGGGCCCGCTACCGGCAGCGGGCCCTGTTCCATCCACACGGACTGCTCGGTCATGCGTACTGGTGGAGCATCTCCCCCTTCCACGCCCTGCTGTTCGGCGGGATGGCGCGGAACATCGCCCTGGCCGCCGCGAAGGGGACGACGCCCGCCGAGCTCAGGCCGGCGCCGCGCTGA